TGATCCAAACAAGCAGGTCAGccacagccagagagagaataAGGTAGTTAGTAGGAGTGTGGagctgttggaaaaaaaaaaaaaaaaagatggagattataacaaaaaaagattccACACATTGTGATAACAGACAACAACATtaggacaaaataaaataatacacatATAATGGAAGGAGTTTTTGTCAGTATGAGATTTATCTATTTCATAGCAAGGCTGTATATGTAATTTTTGCTTAAATTTATCCACCTCATTTTGCGgaagtaaaagtattttcatCATGTTTGCATACATATGCAATTTTAAGTAGAATGTAGGCCTATAGATTAGTTATGTTATATGACAGAGTGTAAAGACAATTATCTTAACTGTGCAAACTATTATCATAGGCTAGTTCAGTCATTTATTCAAGTTAAGACAGTTTAGAAGTAGTATAATCTCCAGTAAATATTTTCCCAGAAATGATCATTCTAAAAGCTGATCTGAACCAGCTGTAAAAGAAAGCATAAATAAAGGGATTGAGCATGGAGTTTGACAATGTAAGCCAGTTAAGTGTTTCAATCACAGGAACTGGCACTGGGTCATTACTGAAAGGCAAAACACTgatacaaagaaagaaaggagtccaaaataaaagaaagactCCCATAACGATAGCCAGAGTTTTGGTAGCCTTTCTCTCATTCTTCCTGACTGTTGCTCCAGACTTTTTGCTCTGACAGGTTGTGTTCTGGATGCTGCGTGCCTGTTTCTGTGCAGCAAGGAAAATCTTTAGGTAGATACATAGCATTATGATCACTGGgaggtaaaatgagaaaataggtCCAATAGTGTTTGCCATGACAACATCAATCAAACACCTTTCCCCACATTTATCATTGTTTAATCCAGCAATTGTGATGCTTATTGCAATTAGAGCAGAACTCCCCCAGCTAACCACAATCATGACCACAACAACACAATGATTGATTTTAGTTCTATAGGTCAGAGGCTGACACACTGCATAATATCTGTCAATAGAAATACAACACAGGTGCAGAATAGAAGTTGTGCTCAGTGTTATATCAAAACTGCCTCGAAGTTTGCAAAATAAATCCTCATAATACAGACATGAACTATATGAGAATGCCATGCTGAAAGGAAAGACTATGATCCCAACAAGCAGGTCAGccacagccagagagagaataAGGTAGTTAGTAGGAATGTGGAGCTGTTGGAAATAAGATACAGAGATTATAACAAGAAGGTTTCCACATGTTGTGATAACAGACAATAACATTaggaaaaaatataataatacacatATAATGGAAGGGGTCTTTGTCAGTATGAAATTAAAGTTATCTATTTCATAGCAGGGATGTATGGCAGTCACAACGCTAGTCCTGTTGAAAGTGACTTCTGGATCCATGTTTTAGGGTTCCTACAATTCAATACAATCCATATTATTAGCAATATGCAAaaatttgtattaaaaaaacatacaaaaatatttttttatatcatacCTGGTAAACCAGCAAGACAATGTCCATGCATCAGTCCTGATGGGTGTTCTTGGTAACCTGTACAGCTGTGCAGAACCTTTTAACTTATCAACATCTATCTCATCACCATAAGTGTTGTCCATCAGGAATGGGAAACTGTATCCTGTTTGTATGAGGTGTTGAAGATGAACATACAACAAAAGATCAACATTGATCTAtgatgcactgtgtgtgtgtgtgtgtgtgtgtgtgtgtgtgtgtgtgtgtgtgtgtgtgtgtgtgtgtgtgtgtgtgtgtgtgtgtgtggtttttagtttttttggtaTGCCTCAATGCaatttaatattgtttttttttagttcagttttatttcatttagaatgt
This genomic window from Perca flavescens isolate YP-PL-M2 chromosome 18, PFLA_1.0, whole genome shotgun sequence contains:
- the LOC114573614 gene encoding trace amine-associated receptor 1-like; translation: MDPEVTFNRTSVVTAIHPCYEIDNFNFILTKTPSIICVLLYFFLMLLSVITTCGNLLVIISVSYFQQLHIPTNYLILSLAVADLLVGIIVFPFSMAFSYSSCLYYEDLFCKLRGSFDITLSTTSILHLCCISIDRYYAVCQPLTYRTKINHCVVVVMIVVSWGSSALIAISITIAGLNNDKCGERCLIDVVMANTIGPIFSFYLPVIIMLCIYLKIFLAAQKQARSIQNTTCQSKKSGATVRKNERKATKTLAIVMGVFLLFWTPFFLCISVLPFSNDPVPVPVIETLNWLTLSNSMLNPFIYAFFYSWFRSAFRMIISGKIFTGDYTTSKLS